In Triticum aestivum cultivar Chinese Spring chromosome 5B, IWGSC CS RefSeq v2.1, whole genome shotgun sequence, the following proteins share a genomic window:
- the LOC123115726 gene encoding reticulon-like protein B18 isoform X1, which yields MAAMAMNPTSPAPSAKLRTPPYHHPSPAAEEEPMATPPPKPTGQRSPMPSPLQLSGGYSLHELLLLSPSPTSRRTRSGQRGAAGAGGVDSSLEMAGTPPMRRRATPAGASPRNARRARRRLEKEAEPEEEAIRKARRRRSSRVASKVAAAVAVDKAVAAAAAAPGKEDDMSLALVPAPADATHVTETDALEQSGWESLWERVVELVVWKDVAKSALWFGLGSMFFLSFSFSREITFSPISVFCQLGVIILGLAFFKDSVPQSRQPVRETNFQLTEKDVIRAAGAVLPIANSIISTAQVIFSGNPSMTLKVLPVLLFGAKYGSLITVWRLLATGFFTSFTLPKLYICYSTQIHVIAENLIDRALEAWKACPRKKFVAGTAVTVCWNLFSVKTRFVAAFISVVILRYNHQTAGLV from the exons ATGGCGGCCATGGCCATGAACCCCACCTCGCCGGCCCCATCCGCGAAGCTCCGGACGCCTCCGTACCACCACCCCTCCCCCGCGGCTGAGGAGGAGCCCATGgcgacgccgccgccgaagccgaCGGGCCAGAGGTCGCCCATGCCGTCGCCGCTGCAGCTTTCCGGCGGGTACTCGCTCCACGAGCTGCTCCTGCTGTCCCCGTCCCCGACCTCCCGCCGCACCCGCTCGGGCCAGCGGGGCGCGGCCGGGGCAGGCGGCGTGGATTCGAGCCTGGAGATGGCGGGGACGCCTCCCATGCGGCGGCGCGCGACGCCCGCGGGGGCCTCGCCGAGGAACGCGAGGCGGGCGAGGCGGAGGCTGGAGAAGGAGGCCGAGCCGGAGGAGGAAGCCATTAGGAAGGCGCGCAGGAGGAGGTCCTCCAGGGTGGCCTCCAAGGTCGCGGCCGCGGTGGCTGTGGacaaggcggtggcggcggcggccgccgccccaGGGAAGGAGGACGACATGAGTTTGGCCTTGGTTCCTGCTCCTGCCGATGCCACTCATG TCACAGAAACTGACGCTCTGGAGCAGTCCGGATGGGAAAGTCTCTGGGAAAGGGTCGTCGAGCTAGTGGTGTGGAAGGACGTGGCGAAATCAGCACTCTGGTTCGGGCTGGGATCCATGTTCTTCTTATCTTTCTCCTTTTCAAGAGAGATCACTTTCAG CCCAATTTCTGTATTTTGTCAGCTGGGCGTTATCATTTTGGGTCTAGCCTTCTTTAAGGATTCTGTGCCACAGAG CAGGCAGCCGGTGAGGGAAACGAACTTCCAGTTGACTGAAAAAGATGTGATTCGTGCTGCCGGAGCTGTGTTGCCGATTGCTAACTCCATCATATCCACGGCACAAGTGATCTTCTCGGGCAACCCATCGATGACTCTCAAA GTATTGCCTGTTCTTCTGTTCGGCGCAAAATACGGTAGTCTGATTACGGTATGGAGGCTTCTAGCCACAG GTTTCTTCACCAGTTTTACACTCCCAAAGCTTTATATCTGCTATTCAACTCAAATTCATGTGATAG CTGAGAATTTGATAGACCGGGCTCTAGAAGCATGGAAGGCTTGCCCCCGCAAGAAATTCGTTGCGGGTACAGCAGTGACAGTTTGCTGGAATTTGTTTAGTGTTAAGACACGCTTCGTGGCAG CCTTCATTTCAGTAGTGATACTGCGGTACAATCATCAGACCGCAGGGCTGGTGTGA
- the LOC123115726 gene encoding reticulon-like protein B18 isoform X2 gives MAAMAMNPTSPAPSAKLRTPPYHHPSPAAEEEPMATPPPKPTGQRSPMPSPLQLSGGYSLHELLLLSPSPTSRRTRSGQRGAAGAGGVDSSLEMAGTPPMRRRATPAGASPRNARRARRRLEKEAEPEEEAIRKARRRRSSRVASKVAAAVAVDKAVAAAAAAPGKEDDMSLALVPAPADATHVTETDALEQSGWESLWERVVELVVWKDVAKSALWFGLGSMFFLSFSFSREITFSPISVFCQLGVIILGLAFFKDSVPQRQPVRETNFQLTEKDVIRAAGAVLPIANSIISTAQVIFSGNPSMTLKVLPVLLFGAKYGSLITVWRLLATGFFTSFTLPKLYICYSTQIHVIAENLIDRALEAWKACPRKKFVAGTAVTVCWNLFSVKTRFVAAFISVVILRYNHQTAGLV, from the exons ATGGCGGCCATGGCCATGAACCCCACCTCGCCGGCCCCATCCGCGAAGCTCCGGACGCCTCCGTACCACCACCCCTCCCCCGCGGCTGAGGAGGAGCCCATGgcgacgccgccgccgaagccgaCGGGCCAGAGGTCGCCCATGCCGTCGCCGCTGCAGCTTTCCGGCGGGTACTCGCTCCACGAGCTGCTCCTGCTGTCCCCGTCCCCGACCTCCCGCCGCACCCGCTCGGGCCAGCGGGGCGCGGCCGGGGCAGGCGGCGTGGATTCGAGCCTGGAGATGGCGGGGACGCCTCCCATGCGGCGGCGCGCGACGCCCGCGGGGGCCTCGCCGAGGAACGCGAGGCGGGCGAGGCGGAGGCTGGAGAAGGAGGCCGAGCCGGAGGAGGAAGCCATTAGGAAGGCGCGCAGGAGGAGGTCCTCCAGGGTGGCCTCCAAGGTCGCGGCCGCGGTGGCTGTGGacaaggcggtggcggcggcggccgccgccccaGGGAAGGAGGACGACATGAGTTTGGCCTTGGTTCCTGCTCCTGCCGATGCCACTCATG TCACAGAAACTGACGCTCTGGAGCAGTCCGGATGGGAAAGTCTCTGGGAAAGGGTCGTCGAGCTAGTGGTGTGGAAGGACGTGGCGAAATCAGCACTCTGGTTCGGGCTGGGATCCATGTTCTTCTTATCTTTCTCCTTTTCAAGAGAGATCACTTTCAG CCCAATTTCTGTATTTTGTCAGCTGGGCGTTATCATTTTGGGTCTAGCCTTCTTTAAGGATTCTGTGCCACAGAG GCAGCCGGTGAGGGAAACGAACTTCCAGTTGACTGAAAAAGATGTGATTCGTGCTGCCGGAGCTGTGTTGCCGATTGCTAACTCCATCATATCCACGGCACAAGTGATCTTCTCGGGCAACCCATCGATGACTCTCAAA GTATTGCCTGTTCTTCTGTTCGGCGCAAAATACGGTAGTCTGATTACGGTATGGAGGCTTCTAGCCACAG GTTTCTTCACCAGTTTTACACTCCCAAAGCTTTATATCTGCTATTCAACTCAAATTCATGTGATAG CTGAGAATTTGATAGACCGGGCTCTAGAAGCATGGAAGGCTTGCCCCCGCAAGAAATTCGTTGCGGGTACAGCAGTGACAGTTTGCTGGAATTTGTTTAGTGTTAAGACACGCTTCGTGGCAG CCTTCATTTCAGTAGTGATACTGCGGTACAATCATCAGACCGCAGGGCTGGTGTGA